In Corynebacterium ulcerans, one genomic interval encodes:
- a CDS encoding ABC transporter ATP-binding protein has protein sequence MHTPNSSSTAASSALRTENVTLSWDKHVVSTDLSVDIPAGKFTAIIGPNGCGKSTLLKSCARILAPDTGSMYLHGHDLTHLHTKEIAKQLALLPQSTITPADITVEELVRRGRFPHHNWLHQWTKEDTRAVDAALSAASVKELTHKRVTDLSGGQRQRVWLAMVLAQNTPTVLLDEPTTFLDIAHQYQLLELARSLTTQLNRTVVAVLHDLQQAVRYADHLIVMKNGSVVATGSPKDVISAELISEVFNITVRTTLIDDQLIVIPTELPAPNVAMMQD, from the coding sequence ATGCATACACCCAACAGCTCCTCCACAGCCGCTAGCTCCGCGCTTCGCACAGAAAATGTCACCCTCAGCTGGGATAAGCACGTGGTGAGCACCGACCTGAGCGTCGATATCCCCGCCGGAAAGTTCACGGCAATCATCGGCCCTAACGGATGCGGAAAATCAACATTGCTTAAAAGCTGCGCCCGCATTCTCGCCCCGGATACCGGCTCTATGTATCTCCACGGGCACGACCTCACCCACCTGCACACCAAGGAGATAGCCAAGCAACTCGCGCTTCTCCCCCAGAGCACCATCACCCCCGCCGACATCACCGTAGAAGAGCTCGTCCGCCGCGGGCGATTCCCCCACCACAATTGGTTGCATCAGTGGACCAAGGAAGACACTCGGGCCGTCGATGCCGCGCTCAGTGCCGCCAGCGTGAAAGAACTCACGCACAAGCGCGTCACTGATTTATCTGGCGGTCAGCGCCAGCGCGTGTGGCTTGCCATGGTTCTCGCCCAGAACACCCCCACCGTGCTTCTCGACGAACCCACCACCTTCCTAGACATCGCCCACCAGTACCAGCTCCTTGAGCTAGCGCGTTCCCTGACAACCCAGCTCAATCGCACTGTCGTCGCGGTACTCCACGATCTCCAGCAAGCCGTCCGCTACGCCGACCATCTGATTGTTATGAAAAATGGAAGCGTCGTAGCCACAGGATCCCCCAAAGACGTGATCAGCGCAGAGCTCATATCCGAGGTCTTTAACATCACCGTTCGTACCACGCTTATCGACGACCAACTCATCGTCATCCCAACCGAATTGCCAGCGCCAAACGTCGCAATGATGCAGGACTAG
- a CDS encoding FecCD family ABC transporter permease, with protein sequence MIHRRSLYTVLILALLLVLSAAVAVSLPGAGITTAKVWSVFQGNESGLAHTIVFSWRAPRIVTALLVGAALGIAGSLFQALTRNPLGSPDIIGFNTGAYTGVILTMMAGMTGFASVAFGALVGGLATALAVMAFSVRVRIDGLRIILVGLGISAMLSAFNRWLITRGDLNTAMSAASWGSGTLNGIRWSAATPAVIALAVIVALALLLGSRIDILNLGDDTATALGLPVNRSKLVLLVVGVLLVAITTAIAGPISFIALAAPHIAQRITASPRTPLLVSALTGATLLLVADIIAQRAFSPVQLPVGLVTVVIGGIYLLTLIASASRRA encoded by the coding sequence ATGATCCACCGCCGTTCCCTCTATACCGTGCTCATTCTGGCGTTGCTGCTGGTTCTCTCTGCAGCAGTGGCTGTTTCTCTGCCTGGCGCGGGCATCACCACCGCCAAAGTCTGGTCTGTTTTCCAAGGCAATGAATCTGGCCTTGCTCATACCATCGTCTTTTCTTGGCGAGCCCCGCGAATCGTCACAGCCCTCCTTGTCGGCGCCGCTTTAGGCATCGCAGGATCACTCTTCCAGGCTTTAACCCGAAACCCGCTGGGTTCTCCCGACATTATTGGCTTTAATACCGGCGCCTATACCGGGGTCATTCTCACCATGATGGCGGGCATGACCGGTTTCGCTTCCGTCGCTTTCGGCGCTCTCGTCGGCGGCTTAGCCACGGCCCTCGCGGTCATGGCGTTCTCCGTCCGCGTGCGTATCGACGGCCTCCGCATCATCCTGGTCGGCCTTGGCATTTCTGCAATGCTCTCGGCGTTCAACCGCTGGCTTATCACCCGTGGCGACCTCAACACCGCAATGTCCGCCGCCAGTTGGGGCTCCGGAACTCTCAACGGAATCCGTTGGTCCGCAGCCACCCCTGCTGTCATAGCGCTGGCCGTTATCGTGGCGCTTGCCCTACTCCTAGGATCGCGCATTGACATCCTCAATCTCGGCGACGATACCGCCACGGCACTGGGGCTGCCGGTCAACCGCAGCAAGCTCGTGTTGTTGGTCGTCGGAGTCCTCCTCGTCGCGATCACAACCGCCATCGCCGGGCCTATTTCTTTTATCGCGCTGGCCGCTCCACATATCGCACAACGCATTACTGCCAGCCCCCGCACTCCTTTATTAGTCTCTGCACTCACCGGAGCGACGTTGCTCCTTGTTGCAGACATCATCGCCCAGCGGGCATTCTCCCCCGTTCAACTTCCCGTGGGACTAGTCACCGTGGTTATCGGCGGCATTTATCTACTCACGCTCATCGCCTCAGCTTCTCGACGCGCCTAA
- a CDS encoding iron chelate uptake ABC transporter family permease subunit — protein sequence MVSTATSSSNPHRSFFVKHPRNTQRTRRPLIAVVVLLAVLLVAVSVVSVMVGARLIPLPEIINAILHPDPTNVSSTIVWDRRIPRTLLAIVAGMSLGLAGTLSQALTRNPLADTGALGINSGAAFAIVVGIALFGASSSWVFLALALAGACAAAAVVYSVGTHRSATADPVRLVLAGVALSAILSGIGEGLSLVNPQAFDRLKSWMVGSVDVGTLTPLGIAGAGLACGVVLTITCAHGLNALALGDAMATSIGASTARIRFISFIAVVILAASATAAAGVIIFLGLMVPHVARWIVGPDLPRVLTTSLLLGPLVLVVADIVGRLIVPGEFPAGVVVSFIGAPFLIAYAQSRKGEM from the coding sequence ATGGTTTCGACCGCCACATCCAGTTCTAACCCGCACCGCAGTTTCTTTGTGAAGCATCCACGCAACACACAACGAACGCGCCGACCGTTAATCGCCGTAGTAGTGCTACTTGCAGTATTACTCGTAGCGGTAAGCGTCGTAAGCGTCATGGTCGGCGCGAGGCTTATCCCTCTCCCCGAGATCATCAACGCCATCCTCCACCCGGATCCCACTAATGTGTCTTCCACGATTGTGTGGGATAGGAGAATCCCCCGCACCCTCCTTGCTATTGTCGCCGGCATGTCTCTTGGCCTGGCTGGAACGCTCTCGCAAGCACTCACACGCAATCCACTGGCAGACACCGGAGCATTGGGCATTAACTCGGGTGCTGCTTTTGCCATCGTGGTAGGCATCGCTCTGTTTGGCGCGTCTTCCTCGTGGGTGTTCTTAGCGCTAGCTCTCGCGGGAGCGTGTGCCGCCGCGGCGGTGGTGTACTCGGTGGGCACTCATCGCTCAGCAACGGCAGACCCGGTCCGGTTGGTTCTAGCCGGTGTGGCCCTGAGTGCGATTCTTTCCGGAATCGGCGAGGGACTCTCTCTGGTTAACCCCCAGGCCTTTGACCGGTTAAAGAGCTGGATGGTGGGAAGCGTGGACGTCGGCACGCTTACGCCTCTAGGCATCGCTGGCGCTGGTCTTGCGTGCGGCGTTGTTCTCACGATCACGTGCGCTCATGGGCTTAATGCGCTGGCTTTGGGCGACGCCATGGCTACATCCATCGGCGCATCCACCGCGCGCATCCGTTTTATTTCCTTTATCGCTGTAGTCATCCTCGCGGCCAGCGCTACTGCCGCAGCCGGAGTCATTATCTTCCTTGGACTTATGGTTCCCCACGTTGCGCGATGGATCGTGGGACCAGACCTCCCCCGGGTGCTCACCACGTCCCTTCTTCTCGGGCCGCTTGTTCTTGTTGTAGCGGATATTGTTGGTCGCCTGATCGTTCCCGGTGAGTTTCCCGCGGGAGTGGTTGTGTCCTTTATTGGTGCACCGTTCCTCATTGCATATGCCCAAAGCAGGAAGGGGGAAATGTGA
- a CDS encoding ABC transporter substrate-binding protein, whose product MKDTQSLNLWSRRIAVMLALLVSISFVFALAACSSEEKQSKDSGQGSSDVATGGAHFSTADAETAKLGSDAAPGEFPRTVKHALGETEIKEQPKRVVVLDTGELDSVLSLGITPVGMVTTKGANPVPSYLADKVKDVKSVGTINEINVEEIAALQPDLIVGSKLRAEKIYSQLSEVAPTVFSIRPGFPWKENFLLVGEALGKEKEAEAKLNEYATKVEGIKNSVPADTTVSLVRFMPKRIRLYANKSLIGVILKDAGLARPENQNVDELATEISPETIDQAEGSVIFYSSYGKTDATGQDAIVNGAAWKNLSAVKNGQAHEVNDDVWFLGLGPTGAMQIVEDLKELLPKK is encoded by the coding sequence GTGAAAGATACTCAATCTCTGAACCTATGGAGCCGTCGCATCGCTGTGATGCTGGCTCTTCTTGTCTCTATTTCCTTCGTTTTTGCACTGGCAGCCTGCTCGTCTGAGGAAAAACAATCCAAGGACAGTGGGCAAGGCAGCTCTGATGTGGCCACTGGTGGCGCACATTTTTCCACGGCTGACGCGGAAACGGCAAAGCTTGGTAGCGACGCAGCCCCAGGTGAGTTCCCCCGCACCGTTAAGCACGCGTTGGGCGAGACCGAGATCAAGGAACAACCCAAACGCGTGGTCGTTCTAGACACTGGTGAGCTAGATAGCGTTCTTTCCTTGGGAATCACTCCTGTGGGAATGGTGACCACGAAGGGCGCAAACCCCGTCCCAAGCTATCTTGCGGACAAAGTAAAAGACGTGAAGAGCGTGGGAACGATCAATGAGATCAACGTAGAAGAGATCGCTGCTTTGCAGCCTGATCTGATCGTGGGCAGCAAGCTGCGCGCAGAGAAAATCTACTCCCAGCTTTCCGAGGTTGCACCGACAGTCTTCTCTATCCGTCCTGGCTTCCCATGGAAAGAAAACTTCCTCCTCGTCGGCGAAGCTCTAGGCAAAGAAAAAGAAGCAGAAGCAAAGCTGAACGAGTACGCCACAAAGGTTGAGGGCATCAAGAACTCCGTGCCAGCGGATACTACGGTCTCCCTTGTTCGTTTCATGCCTAAGCGCATCCGCCTCTACGCCAACAAGTCTCTTATCGGCGTGATTCTCAAAGACGCAGGACTTGCCCGTCCAGAGAACCAGAACGTTGACGAGCTAGCTACTGAAATTTCCCCTGAGACCATTGACCAGGCAGAAGGCAGCGTGATCTTCTACAGCAGCTACGGCAAGACTGATGCGACTGGTCAAGACGCCATCGTTAACGGTGCTGCGTGGAAGAACCTCAGCGCAGTAAAGAACGGCCAGGCACACGAGGTCAACGATGACGTATGGTTCCTAGGCCTTGGGCCCACTGGTGCTATGCAGATCGTGGAAGATCTCAAAGAGCTGCTTCCCAAGAAGTAG
- the crgA gene encoding cell division protein CrgA, which translates to MPKSKITQSSAPFASSSTANRTPVKINSTGTPVWYKTIMFGLILAGLLWLIVNYLAGEDIAFMMSLGAWNYGIGFGLFIVGLLMTMGWR; encoded by the coding sequence ATGCCAAAGTCAAAGATCACCCAGAGCTCCGCTCCTTTTGCGTCGAGCTCTACTGCCAACCGCACCCCGGTGAAGATCAACTCCACTGGAACCCCCGTGTGGTACAAAACCATCATGTTCGGCCTTATCTTGGCCGGTCTGCTGTGGCTTATTGTCAACTACCTCGCAGGTGAAGACATTGCCTTCATGATGTCTCTTGGCGCATGGAACTACGGCATCGGCTTTGGCCTGTTTATCGTGGGACTGCTCATGACTATGGGCTGGCGCTAG
- the pknB gene encoding Stk1 family PASTA domain-containing Ser/Thr kinase — protein sequence MNDVIAGRYELGEVIGTGGMSEVYSATDTLLGREVAIKMLRADLARDVNFRERFRREAQNSGKLNHPAIVAVYDTGETERAGISTPYIVMERVHGRTLRDIVREDGPLSPTEAAQTLLPVCQALQFSHDAGIIHRDIKPANVMITNTGTVKIMDFGIARALDDATSAMTQTSAVIGTAQYLSPEQARGKLADARSDVYALGCVLYETLTGRPPFEGETPFAVAYQHVQEDPAKPSEFVSDLTPTAAVNVDAVVLTAMAKHPGDRYQTAMDMGADLERLARHAVTEAARHYVSPASLISQEPNPTTIVPITQLDQPGPASAAPHAEVDGYEHSAFAGPAHAAGEERSGMSKAMKAVLAVLAVLVLGVGGAFAYDFVSNSSKNRSLVNIPKLEKSSQQDAVNQLEQLGLQVNVIEEANPDVPRGKVIRTNPTSGSSVQKNTTVTVVVSSGKEVTEVPDLARKNTADAAKILEEAGLQLDSTVREESSDSVPNGEIIEQTPSAGSQVSRGSKVVITVSTGVQNVRVPVVTGMKWDQAEGNLTSLGFVPDVRTVDAPEPAGTVVGVSDEGTEIPKGSTVTVKVSNGQMFNVPNITRLTVADAVRALNAAGWTGTASKLTQGERVPTVSLSDQNLIASQVPTTGTPLRKDAPIEIHLYEFSLSALTNPR from the coding sequence ATGAACGATGTGATTGCTGGCCGCTATGAGCTTGGTGAGGTCATCGGCACGGGTGGAATGTCAGAGGTGTACTCTGCCACCGATACCCTCCTTGGCCGCGAAGTCGCGATAAAGATGCTGCGCGCGGACCTTGCGCGCGATGTAAACTTCCGCGAGCGGTTCCGTCGAGAAGCCCAAAACTCCGGCAAGTTGAATCACCCCGCGATCGTTGCGGTGTATGACACTGGTGAGACCGAACGCGCTGGCATCAGCACGCCTTATATTGTGATGGAACGCGTGCACGGCCGGACCCTCCGCGACATCGTGAGGGAAGACGGGCCGCTTTCTCCGACGGAAGCCGCACAAACCTTGCTTCCGGTATGCCAGGCGCTGCAATTTAGCCATGACGCTGGGATTATCCACCGCGACATTAAGCCCGCGAACGTGATGATCACCAATACCGGCACTGTAAAAATCATGGACTTCGGCATCGCCCGTGCGCTTGACGACGCCACCAGCGCCATGACCCAGACCTCCGCAGTGATCGGCACCGCCCAGTATCTGTCCCCAGAACAAGCCCGTGGCAAGCTTGCCGACGCTCGCTCCGATGTCTACGCACTGGGCTGCGTGCTTTATGAGACGCTTACGGGACGTCCTCCTTTTGAAGGGGAAACGCCTTTCGCCGTCGCATATCAGCACGTCCAAGAGGATCCGGCAAAACCCAGCGAGTTTGTTTCTGATCTCACCCCCACTGCTGCAGTCAACGTGGATGCTGTCGTTCTTACTGCGATGGCAAAACACCCCGGTGATCGTTATCAAACGGCTATGGACATGGGTGCGGATCTCGAGCGCTTAGCTCGCCATGCAGTAACAGAAGCTGCCCGCCACTATGTTTCTCCAGCGAGTCTGATCAGCCAGGAGCCTAATCCCACCACCATCGTCCCGATTACCCAGCTTGATCAGCCGGGTCCCGCATCAGCAGCGCCTCACGCAGAGGTCGACGGATACGAGCACTCTGCTTTTGCTGGCCCGGCTCATGCTGCGGGAGAAGAGCGTTCCGGCATGAGCAAGGCGATGAAGGCCGTTCTCGCGGTTCTTGCGGTGCTAGTTCTTGGTGTAGGTGGCGCTTTTGCCTATGATTTTGTGAGCAATAGCAGTAAGAATAGATCTCTTGTGAACATTCCTAAGCTGGAAAAGTCTTCTCAACAAGATGCTGTGAACCAGCTAGAACAGCTTGGCCTACAGGTCAATGTGATCGAAGAGGCGAACCCAGATGTTCCGCGAGGAAAAGTCATTAGGACAAACCCCACCAGCGGATCCTCAGTACAAAAGAACACCACTGTCACGGTAGTCGTCTCTTCTGGTAAGGAAGTCACGGAAGTCCCTGATCTTGCACGCAAGAACACCGCGGATGCCGCGAAGATTCTTGAAGAAGCCGGCCTTCAGCTGGATTCGACGGTACGCGAGGAAAGCTCAGATAGTGTTCCCAACGGGGAAATCATAGAGCAGACACCAAGTGCGGGCTCACAGGTTTCCCGAGGCTCAAAAGTGGTCATCACTGTGTCTACCGGAGTGCAAAACGTCCGCGTCCCAGTAGTGACGGGTATGAAGTGGGATCAGGCAGAAGGCAACCTCACATCCTTGGGATTTGTCCCTGATGTACGCACGGTCGACGCTCCCGAGCCAGCCGGTACCGTTGTTGGTGTCTCAGACGAAGGCACTGAGATACCTAAAGGATCAACGGTCACAGTCAAGGTGTCCAACGGCCAGATGTTTAATGTCCCCAACATCACCCGGCTCACCGTCGCTGATGCTGTGAGAGCACTCAACGCTGCAGGATGGACAGGAACTGCATCTAAACTCACGCAAGGTGAACGAGTGCCTACGGTGTCTTTGTCTGATCAGAATTTGATCGCGTCCCAGGTGCCGACTACCGGCACACCGCTACGCAAAGACGCCCCGATAGAAATTCATCTCTATGAATTCAGCCTCTCGGCTCTTACCAACCCGCGCTAG